GAGGATCCGGCGCCAAAGCAAGCGGTTTGTCTGCAATGTCGATGGAGGAGGATCCATAACTGAAGTTGGCCTCGTATCCACCGTAGCTGCCTTCGGAGAGGTGCATGGGGAGAGGAGGTCGTCATCCGAAAGGAACTCCGCTCCTCCTACCACCTCAAGCGGACTGACCAACACCGGGTCACTATGCTCAGAAGGACTAACTATGTCATCTGAGGGAGATGGAGCAACTTCCACCTGCTCCGAAAAGGTCAAAGGCCCTTTAGGAGGTCTGCGTGTAGAGGCGCTAGGTAACCTCTTCACCAATGTTGCTGATCCGAGCTTCAAGGGCCTCAACTCTTCGCTCACACGGCATGGAGGAGTTTCCCTCCAACTGAGGTTgggactttttctttttcctcttcaccTGTTTCCAACCTTGCTCGGAGACCACTAGATCATCCAGGGGCAGGCTAGAGGCATGGGTAGGCTCCGAAGGGGCAGAGGTCGAAGGATTAGTCTTCGGGGCTGTAGGAGGCCGAGAGGACTTGGGGGCAGCAGCACAATTGTGGCCAAATACCCCACACTTGAGGCATTCCACGGGCTTCCATTCATATTCCACAGCTATGGACCTGGATACACCATCCACATTAGCTTTCACCGTTGAGACCCTCGGGTGGTTTGCTTGGATCTCCACACACACCCTGGCGAAGGAAATCATCCTTTTCCCCTCGGTGCGTTGGTCCACATGGAGCGGTTTCCCAACAGAGCTAGCTAAAGCACTTATTGCTAGTGCAGACCAAAGATCAAGTGGCAGGTTCTTAAGCCTTATCCAAACCGGCACTGCCGAATGCTTGCTTTTTTTCAACTCCATGAGTGGTTTCCATTGTTGTAGAATGAGTGGCACCTAGCCACAGTGATATGTCTCTCCTCAAGGATCTTTCTCCTGAACGCCGGATCAGGGATGTGGAAATAATAGAATTCTTGGTTGTCGGCTAGCACATCTACTAGTTTCGGACCCCATATGCTCTTTAGCGTTTGTTCGGTGAGCTGAAAAGGAAGTCGCTTCCCACATAATGGCCCACCAAGAACTCATTCCACTTAGGGTCAGCGGCTTGTAACACCTCGTAGACAAGTTAACAATAGATTCCTCCCCACGACATCCGAGGGAGCATAGGACAACTCATAACCTTTCGCGGCCAGCAGCGCCACATTGGTCCAAGACCTGGGTTGGGGAGGTCTTGAGGAGCTTTTTGGCTTACTCAGAGCCTTATTGGAAGGGCCACGAGACCGGCTACGGCCCCTGGACCGCCCCTCCCGAGATGGCCTGGAGATTGGCCCACGGCTGGATCCACCTTCAACTAAGACGGACCCTTCAAAAGGTCGAGAGTCTTGAGTCAGCTTACCAACTTGCCCTGCAGGAAAACGAGTGGGGGAGCTTGGGCCCTTCCCCTTCCCATTACCTTGACGACCAGCATCCGAGGGGGATGCCATCGTGCTCCTACAAAGCCTCAAACAACCCACCAGACCCTACAGCAAATCCATACCAGGGCCTAAGTGAGGAAGAAGGGACGCTGAGgaacaccaccaccaccacaagtCTCAAGCTGAGCTCCGGACAAGCTCGAGCAGCTCCCGCGAGCAGGAGCTACTGCAACGTCGAACCGGATGAACTCGCGAAACTAGGGTAGATGAGCTCTCCACTTCGGCAAAAGAAGACAAATGCGTACCGTGAAGAGTTAGGGATtgccaagaggaagaagagcgCCGGAAATCGGAGCAAAAGGATGGCTAAATCGCCCAAGCCGAGCGAAGATCAGAACCGGTGAACAGTGAGAAAATCGCCCCTCTTGGGAGAGAGGATGAACAGTAATTCGGGAAAACCCTTCCCCCCCGTAacctgttctttctttttttcctccctcaAATGAAAAATCTGGATTGGCCCAACCAGTTTGGACCGACTTTCGGGTTGGATTGCGCCGAGCCTGCCTAAATTTTCAAAGCGTGGAATGCAAGAAGACTAGGAGAATTATGCGAAATTTGCTTTATATGAGTTACGCGTTTTGTCAAATTTAGGAAGCTTCGAGGCAGCGAAGCctgtcacagagagagagagagagagagagagagagagattgggtgTTTAGTTAGATGAGAGAGGTGAGTGAGGAGGAGAGAAGTCAACTGAGCATAtgtagagaaagagagagagagagagagagagagagagagaggagaggaaggcaTTCCCAAACCATTCACTACAGATCGAGAAAAACCATCAAGCTCATACGATCCATTTGCACTAGAGAAAGAATCTACTTTTTCCCCGCTTAAAGATGGTGTTTAATCTCCGAGCCTTCAGTTTTGACGAGTCCGATGAAGAAGATCCAACACCTACTAAAAGCTTCTCCCTAAAGGAGCTCCGACGCGCGACGGACAACTTCAGCAGCAAAAACATCGTGAGGAGCATTTGGAGGGGCAACGTTTACAAGGGGTGCTTGGCCGATGGTTCGCTAGTGGCAGTACACAGAGCAAGTTCTGTCGATTCGTTCCGCAAGAAGAGCTTCGAATCAGAAGTGCAAGTGGGAAGCACGGTTTCGACACACCCAAATGTGCTATGCCTGAGGGGCTTTTGCAGGACCAAGAAAGAGCTCTTACTGGTGTATCCCTTCATGATCAACAACAGCCTATCATACAATCTTACCAAGAGACCGGATCGTTTTGCCCGACCTCTTGATTGGACTACCCGCAAGCGAATTGCCTTGGGAGCAGCGAGGGGGCTTGCACACCTTCACAATCAAGGTAACATCAAGATCATGCATTGCAATATCAATGCGTCAAATATACTGCTAAATGTGCATTTTGAGGCCGTGATAGGAGGATCTTCGTTTGCCGTGATCATGAATGAGAATAATGCAGAGGAAGGGACTATTGAGTGGCCCATGTGGTCGGCGGATTCTGGCTCCGATTCTCAATCCTATCATCGCTATGAAGATGTTTATGTCAATACCACCCTCTGTGGCACAAGGGGGTTTGTTGCCCCTGAGTTTTTCTTCACGGGAAAGTGCACAGTGAAGAATGATGTCTTTGCATACGGGATATTGCTTCTCGAGCTCATGTCGGGAACCGGAATTTTATTACTAATAGCGTTGGCAGAAAATGAAGATCTCAGTTTGGAGGAATGGATCGGTGTTcttaagaacaagaacaagttGGGAAGGGTGATCGATCCCAATCTGCAGGGGAACTAcgtggaagaagaagcagagcgaCTAGTCGGATTTGCATTGTTGTGCTCACACGTGGATCCATCTATTCGACCAGAGATGTCTGAAGTGGTTCGAATGCTCGAAAGCCAGTTTCTTCAGCGGGATCCTAGTACTAGTACAAGGAGTAGTTGGAGTCAAAGTGAGGGCGACTCAACTCTGTACTACTCTttccctccttctccttctccttttctgGGGATTGCTCCATGACTGGCATGTCAATGCTGCATCGTCATCATTGCCTTCTAACTTCAACAACAAGTTTAGCTTCTATGTTTTTCTCTACCTATATTCTGTGTTCTTCCTCTTCACCTACATTTGCATGATCTttctataatattttccttccgACTCTTTTAGACATGTAGCACGTCATTCATGCAATAACTACTATCTTCTACATTTG
The sequence above is drawn from the Eucalyptus grandis isolate ANBG69807.140 chromosome 11, ASM1654582v1, whole genome shotgun sequence genome and encodes:
- the LOC104427416 gene encoding BRASSINOSTEROID INSENSITIVE 1-associated receptor kinase 1; protein product: MVFNLRAFSFDESDEEDPTPTKSFSLKELRRATDNFSSKNIVRSIWRGNVYKGCLADGSLVAVHRASSVDSFRKKSFESEVQVGSTVSTHPNVLCLRGFCRTKKELLLVYPFMINNSLSYNLTKRPDRFARPLDWTTRKRIALGAARGLAHLHNQGGSSFAVIMNENNAEEGTIEWPMWSADSGSDSQSYHRYEDVYVNTTLCGTRGFVAPEFFFTGKCTVKNDVFAYGILLLELMSGTGILLLIALAENEDLSLEEWIGVLKNKNKLGRVIDPNLQGNYVEEEAERLVGFALLCSHVDPSIRPEMSEVVRMLESQFLQRDPSTSTRSSWSQSEGDSTLYYSFPPSPSPFLGIAP